A single window of Ctenopharyngodon idella isolate HZGC_01 chromosome 24, HZGC01, whole genome shotgun sequence DNA harbors:
- the ube2q2 gene encoding ubiquitin-conjugating enzyme E2 Q2 isoform X2, whose translation MSVSGLKAELKFLESIFDPNHERFRIIDWKPDELSCQFNVTGEKLLIIHCNITESYPSTPPIWFVDSDDPSLTEVLERLEDVRKGNTLLLQQLKRLICDLCRLYNLPQHPDVEMLDQPLPAGPISQDKKHGTTDEVTSEEEEEEEMAEDIEDLDHYDMKEEPVDGKKSEDDGIEKENLAILEKIRKNQRQDHLNVSVHSGAVSGSVQASDRLMKELREIYRSQSYKTGIYSVELVNDSLYEWHVKLRTVDPDSPLHSDLQVLKEKEGMDYILLNFSYKDNFPFDPPFVRVVSPVLSGGYVLGGGALCMELLTKQGWSSAYSIESVIMQINATLVKGKARVQFGANKNQYNLARAQQSYKSLVQIHEKNGWYTPPKEDG comes from the exons ATGTCGGTGTCGGGGCTGAAGGCCGAATTAAAGTTCCTGGAGTCAATCTTTGACCCAAACCATGAGCGATTCAGAATAATCGACTGGAAGCCCGATGAACTGAGCTGCCAGTTCAATGTGACAGGAGAAAAGCTGCTGATTATTCACTGCAATATCACG GAGTCTTACCCTTCAACCCCACCAATATGGTTCGTTGATTCAGATGATCCAAGTCTGACTGAAGTCCTTGAACGCCTAGAGGATGTCAGAAAAGGCAATACTTTG CTCCTACAGCAGCTGAAAAGGCTGATCTGTGATTTATGCCGACTCTATAACCTGCCCCAGCATCCTGATGTGGAGATGCTGGATCAGCCACTTCCTGCTGGACCCATCAGTCAAGACAAGAAG CATGGAACAACAGATGAAGTGACAtcagaagaagaggaggaagaggaaatgGCAGAG GATATTGAAGATCTAGACCACTATGACATGAAAGAGGAACCGGTTGATGGGAAAAAGTCAGAGGATGATGGCATCGAGAAGGAGAATCTGGCCATTCTGGAGAAAATCCGCAAGAACCAGAGGCAGGACCACTTGAACGTAAGTGTCCATTCG GGTGCGGTGTCTGGTTCAGTTCAGGCCTCTGACCGCCTCATGAAGGAACTCAGGGAGATCTATAGATCACAGAGTTATAAGACAG GTATCTATTCAGTGGAGTTAGTCAATGATAGCCTGTATGAGTGGCATGTCAAGTTAAGGAC GGTTGATCCAGACAGTCCGTTACACAGTGACTTGCAGGTTTTGAAGGAAAAAGAAGGCATGGACTACATTCTGCTCAATTTCTCTTATAAA GATAACTTTCCTTTTGATCCTCCCTTTGTACGGGTTGTGTCTCCTGTCCTGTCTGGAGG CTATGTTCTTGGAGGAGGAGCCTTGTGTATGGAGCTACTTACAAAACAG GGCTGGAGCAGTGCCTACTCAATAGAGTCAGTCATCATGCAAATCAACGCCACCTTAGTCAAAGGGAAAGCCAGAGTGCAGTTTGGAGCAAATAAG aaTCAATACAATCTTGCCAGAGCACAACAGTCATACAAATCATTGGTTCAGATTCATGAAAAGAATG gCTGGTACACACCTCCTAAAGAAGATGGCTAG
- the ube2q2 gene encoding ubiquitin-conjugating enzyme E2 Q2 isoform X3: MSVSGLKAELKFLESIFDPNHERFRIIDWKPDELSCQFNVTGEKLLIIHCNITESYPSTPPIWFVDSDDPSLTEVLERLEDVRKGNTLLLQQLKRLICDLCRLYNLPQHPDVEMLDQPLPAGPISQDKKHGTTDEVTSEEEEEEEMAEQDIEDLDHYDMKEEPVDGKKSEDDGIEKENLAILEKIRKNQRQDHLNGAVSGSVQASDRLMKELREIYRSQSYKTGIYSVELVNDSLYEWHVKLRTVDPDSPLHSDLQVLKEKEGMDYILLNFSYKDNFPFDPPFVRVVSPVLSGGYVLGGGALCMELLTKQGWSSAYSIESVIMQINATLVKGKARVQFGANKNQYNLARAQQSYKSLVQIHEKNGWYTPPKEDG; encoded by the exons ATGTCGGTGTCGGGGCTGAAGGCCGAATTAAAGTTCCTGGAGTCAATCTTTGACCCAAACCATGAGCGATTCAGAATAATCGACTGGAAGCCCGATGAACTGAGCTGCCAGTTCAATGTGACAGGAGAAAAGCTGCTGATTATTCACTGCAATATCACG GAGTCTTACCCTTCAACCCCACCAATATGGTTCGTTGATTCAGATGATCCAAGTCTGACTGAAGTCCTTGAACGCCTAGAGGATGTCAGAAAAGGCAATACTTTG CTCCTACAGCAGCTGAAAAGGCTGATCTGTGATTTATGCCGACTCTATAACCTGCCCCAGCATCCTGATGTGGAGATGCTGGATCAGCCACTTCCTGCTGGACCCATCAGTCAAGACAAGAAG CATGGAACAACAGATGAAGTGACAtcagaagaagaggaggaagaggaaatgGCAGAG CAGGATATTGAAGATCTAGACCACTATGACATGAAAGAGGAACCGGTTGATGGGAAAAAGTCAGAGGATGATGGCATCGAGAAGGAGAATCTGGCCATTCTGGAGAAAATCCGCAAGAACCAGAGGCAGGACCACTTGAAC GGTGCGGTGTCTGGTTCAGTTCAGGCCTCTGACCGCCTCATGAAGGAACTCAGGGAGATCTATAGATCACAGAGTTATAAGACAG GTATCTATTCAGTGGAGTTAGTCAATGATAGCCTGTATGAGTGGCATGTCAAGTTAAGGAC GGTTGATCCAGACAGTCCGTTACACAGTGACTTGCAGGTTTTGAAGGAAAAAGAAGGCATGGACTACATTCTGCTCAATTTCTCTTATAAA GATAACTTTCCTTTTGATCCTCCCTTTGTACGGGTTGTGTCTCCTGTCCTGTCTGGAGG CTATGTTCTTGGAGGAGGAGCCTTGTGTATGGAGCTACTTACAAAACAG GGCTGGAGCAGTGCCTACTCAATAGAGTCAGTCATCATGCAAATCAACGCCACCTTAGTCAAAGGGAAAGCCAGAGTGCAGTTTGGAGCAAATAAG aaTCAATACAATCTTGCCAGAGCACAACAGTCATACAAATCATTGGTTCAGATTCATGAAAAGAATG gCTGGTACACACCTCCTAAAGAAGATGGCTAG
- the ube2q2 gene encoding ubiquitin-conjugating enzyme E2 Q2 isoform X4 encodes MSVSGLKAELKFLESIFDPNHERFRIIDWKPDELSCQFNVTGEKLLIIHCNITESYPSTPPIWFVDSDDPSLTEVLERLEDVRKGNTLLLQQLKRLICDLCRLYNLPQHPDVEMLDQPLPAGPISQDKKHGTTDEVTSEEEEEEEMAEDIEDLDHYDMKEEPVDGKKSEDDGIEKENLAILEKIRKNQRQDHLNGAVSGSVQASDRLMKELREIYRSQSYKTGIYSVELVNDSLYEWHVKLRTVDPDSPLHSDLQVLKEKEGMDYILLNFSYKDNFPFDPPFVRVVSPVLSGGYVLGGGALCMELLTKQGWSSAYSIESVIMQINATLVKGKARVQFGANKNQYNLARAQQSYKSLVQIHEKNGWYTPPKEDG; translated from the exons ATGTCGGTGTCGGGGCTGAAGGCCGAATTAAAGTTCCTGGAGTCAATCTTTGACCCAAACCATGAGCGATTCAGAATAATCGACTGGAAGCCCGATGAACTGAGCTGCCAGTTCAATGTGACAGGAGAAAAGCTGCTGATTATTCACTGCAATATCACG GAGTCTTACCCTTCAACCCCACCAATATGGTTCGTTGATTCAGATGATCCAAGTCTGACTGAAGTCCTTGAACGCCTAGAGGATGTCAGAAAAGGCAATACTTTG CTCCTACAGCAGCTGAAAAGGCTGATCTGTGATTTATGCCGACTCTATAACCTGCCCCAGCATCCTGATGTGGAGATGCTGGATCAGCCACTTCCTGCTGGACCCATCAGTCAAGACAAGAAG CATGGAACAACAGATGAAGTGACAtcagaagaagaggaggaagaggaaatgGCAGAG GATATTGAAGATCTAGACCACTATGACATGAAAGAGGAACCGGTTGATGGGAAAAAGTCAGAGGATGATGGCATCGAGAAGGAGAATCTGGCCATTCTGGAGAAAATCCGCAAGAACCAGAGGCAGGACCACTTGAAC GGTGCGGTGTCTGGTTCAGTTCAGGCCTCTGACCGCCTCATGAAGGAACTCAGGGAGATCTATAGATCACAGAGTTATAAGACAG GTATCTATTCAGTGGAGTTAGTCAATGATAGCCTGTATGAGTGGCATGTCAAGTTAAGGAC GGTTGATCCAGACAGTCCGTTACACAGTGACTTGCAGGTTTTGAAGGAAAAAGAAGGCATGGACTACATTCTGCTCAATTTCTCTTATAAA GATAACTTTCCTTTTGATCCTCCCTTTGTACGGGTTGTGTCTCCTGTCCTGTCTGGAGG CTATGTTCTTGGAGGAGGAGCCTTGTGTATGGAGCTACTTACAAAACAG GGCTGGAGCAGTGCCTACTCAATAGAGTCAGTCATCATGCAAATCAACGCCACCTTAGTCAAAGGGAAAGCCAGAGTGCAGTTTGGAGCAAATAAG aaTCAATACAATCTTGCCAGAGCACAACAGTCATACAAATCATTGGTTCAGATTCATGAAAAGAATG gCTGGTACACACCTCCTAAAGAAGATGGCTAG
- the il17rel gene encoding putative interleukin-17 receptor E-like, producing the protein MKCLQLLLLPLILQNHKVHMNTIERNQDCDWSCSEGLQCKSRAYSPLSAFHCRDQPFNSAVFSNVTLSTVLACEERKCSLQLRIATSVNVTGDIRGVLVCTDSAGMIGHCQMYTFGRVGRENATGKQVDVQFKCVPVRPGQHMFVTLKTIPNYCKAMWSQRHLVPECSHEGIRDAIAECITGKLAYTVDKDRNTLTVKVNDAPEDTDYNLRLCRKRSIICAGEGPHRTIKPQHLQRSITLQYSKALPCLCIEGWPAKVDARRVQVCPFKNNLEELWSGITYDLNMEELIWEPLCPVKVSVSLCHVDGVKGCRDLGNVFHSEGQKVIFSSVDPHPTLCTKFTTEAGTWIKCPFAKGNFSVWTAKMTSKNGQQWAEISTWVKANFSVSVCEMKPSSQCKQIEGNKSQTLSVDKMKRTVFNLSKNACEVCVCIQVQRVDVHFSVPVLQCDSQCLNWCRDPERSHIQDTEKILLPAVIFLTVILAAALFGRLTIKDGDEKRKVWTKLTCQGTNQ; encoded by the exons ATGAAATGTCTTCAGCTTCTTCTTCTGCCCCTCATCCTCCAGAACCACAAGGTCCACATGAACACAATTGAGAGGAACCAGGACTGTGATTGGAGCTGTTCTGAG GGTCTGCAGTGTAAATCCAGAGCTTACT CTCCACTGTCAGCGTTTCACTGCAGAGATCAGCCTTTTAACAGCGCCGTGTTCAGTAATGTGACATTGTCTACTGTTTTGGCATGTGAAGAGAGGAAATGTTCACTCCAGCTCAGAATTGCAACATCAGTAAATGTTACTG GTGATATCCGTGGAGTTTTAGTGTGTACCGATTCTGCAGGGATGATAGGACATTGCCAGATGTATACTTTTGGCAGAGTTGGCAGAGAAAACGCCACAGGAAAACAG GTTGATGTGCAGTTTAAGTGTGTTCCTGTTAGACCTGGACAGCATATGTTCGTGACTCTCAAAACGATTCCCAACTACTGTAAGGCCATGTGGTCACAAAGACACCTTGTTCCCG AATGCAGTCATGAAGGTATCAGAGACGCAATTGCAGAGTGCATCA CTGGGAAGCTGGCATACACTGTAGATAAAGACAGGAATACATTAACAGTGAAAGTGAATGATGCTCCTGAGGACACAGATTACAATCTCAGGCTCTGTCGTAAACGCAGTATCATCTGTGCAGGGGAAGGGCCACACAGAACG ATAAAACCACAGCATCTACAGAGAAGCATAACGCTTCAGTATTCCAAAGCATTACCCTGTTTGTGCATTGAG ggtTGGCCTGCCAAAGTAGATGCTCGAAGAGTTCAAGTGTGTCCATTCAAAAACA ATTTAGAAGAACTGTGGTCTGGGATAACCTATGACCTCAATATGGAGGAGCTGATATGGGAGCCACTGTGTCCTGTCAAAGTCTCAGTTTCTCTATGCCATGTAGATGGAGTAAAAGGCTGCCGAGATCTCGGAAATGTTTTTCATTCAGAGGGGCAAAAA GTGATATTCTCTTCTGTGGATCCACACCCTACGCTTTGCACGAAG ttTACCACTGAAGCAGGGACATGGATTAAATGTCCTTTTGCCAAAGGGAATTTCTCAG TCTGGACAGCAAAGATGACATCCAAAAATGGTCAGCAGTGGGCAGAGATATCAACATGGGTCAAAGCCAACTTCTCAGTTTCAGTCTGTGAGATGAAACCGTCCTCTCAGTGCAAACAAATCGAGGGGAACAAGTCCCAAACCCTTTCTGTG GACAAAATGAAGCGCACAGTTTTCAACTTGTCTAAAAATGCATGtgaagtgtgtgtttgcatCCAG GTCCAGAGGGTAGATGTGCACTTTTCAGTCCCTGTACTTCAGTGCGACTCGCAGTGTT taaattggtgccgtgacccggagaGAAGTCACATTCAGGACACTGAGAAGATCTTACTGCCTGCAGTCATTTTTCTGACAGTGATCCTTGCAGCTGCCTTGTTTGGTAGATTGACAATCAAAG ATGGGGATGAGAAGAGAAAAGTGTGGACGAAACTCACATGTCAGGGAACG AACCAGTGA
- the ube2q2 gene encoding ubiquitin-conjugating enzyme E2 Q2 isoform X1 codes for MSVSGLKAELKFLESIFDPNHERFRIIDWKPDELSCQFNVTGEKLLIIHCNITESYPSTPPIWFVDSDDPSLTEVLERLEDVRKGNTLLLQQLKRLICDLCRLYNLPQHPDVEMLDQPLPAGPISQDKKHGTTDEVTSEEEEEEEMAEQDIEDLDHYDMKEEPVDGKKSEDDGIEKENLAILEKIRKNQRQDHLNVSVHSGAVSGSVQASDRLMKELREIYRSQSYKTGIYSVELVNDSLYEWHVKLRTVDPDSPLHSDLQVLKEKEGMDYILLNFSYKDNFPFDPPFVRVVSPVLSGGYVLGGGALCMELLTKQGWSSAYSIESVIMQINATLVKGKARVQFGANKNQYNLARAQQSYKSLVQIHEKNGWYTPPKEDG; via the exons ATGTCGGTGTCGGGGCTGAAGGCCGAATTAAAGTTCCTGGAGTCAATCTTTGACCCAAACCATGAGCGATTCAGAATAATCGACTGGAAGCCCGATGAACTGAGCTGCCAGTTCAATGTGACAGGAGAAAAGCTGCTGATTATTCACTGCAATATCACG GAGTCTTACCCTTCAACCCCACCAATATGGTTCGTTGATTCAGATGATCCAAGTCTGACTGAAGTCCTTGAACGCCTAGAGGATGTCAGAAAAGGCAATACTTTG CTCCTACAGCAGCTGAAAAGGCTGATCTGTGATTTATGCCGACTCTATAACCTGCCCCAGCATCCTGATGTGGAGATGCTGGATCAGCCACTTCCTGCTGGACCCATCAGTCAAGACAAGAAG CATGGAACAACAGATGAAGTGACAtcagaagaagaggaggaagaggaaatgGCAGAG CAGGATATTGAAGATCTAGACCACTATGACATGAAAGAGGAACCGGTTGATGGGAAAAAGTCAGAGGATGATGGCATCGAGAAGGAGAATCTGGCCATTCTGGAGAAAATCCGCAAGAACCAGAGGCAGGACCACTTGAACGTAAGTGTCCATTCG GGTGCGGTGTCTGGTTCAGTTCAGGCCTCTGACCGCCTCATGAAGGAACTCAGGGAGATCTATAGATCACAGAGTTATAAGACAG GTATCTATTCAGTGGAGTTAGTCAATGATAGCCTGTATGAGTGGCATGTCAAGTTAAGGAC GGTTGATCCAGACAGTCCGTTACACAGTGACTTGCAGGTTTTGAAGGAAAAAGAAGGCATGGACTACATTCTGCTCAATTTCTCTTATAAA GATAACTTTCCTTTTGATCCTCCCTTTGTACGGGTTGTGTCTCCTGTCCTGTCTGGAGG CTATGTTCTTGGAGGAGGAGCCTTGTGTATGGAGCTACTTACAAAACAG GGCTGGAGCAGTGCCTACTCAATAGAGTCAGTCATCATGCAAATCAACGCCACCTTAGTCAAAGGGAAAGCCAGAGTGCAGTTTGGAGCAAATAAG aaTCAATACAATCTTGCCAGAGCACAACAGTCATACAAATCATTGGTTCAGATTCATGAAAAGAATG gCTGGTACACACCTCCTAAAGAAGATGGCTAG